Proteins from one Impatiens glandulifera chromosome 2, dImpGla2.1, whole genome shotgun sequence genomic window:
- the LOC124924417 gene encoding endo-1,4-beta-xylanase 5-like, whose translation MSNLELKRCLAKPLKPQYRGGIATNPELDRGLEGWNGFGDSKIECRESDDHNNKFIVAHERVHVFHSPSQEFFLEKDKIYTFSAWLQVSNGNESIFAIFKSQSALHKAGIVVAHSGCWSMLKGGISVHKSERFELYFESNNTNIEIWVDNISLQPFTLQQWRSHIDQSVEKVRKKHVKLQLVDVNGKPLVNTPFKISQRSNGFQFGCSSDSSILSNLGYQNWFTSRRFTVTTFENEMKWYFTEPKRGVEDYSVADDMLKWAKEHRISVRGHNILWDNPKYQVEWLNSLSNNDFEQAVDKRINSIVSRYAGQLIAWDVVNENLHFNYFESRLGSNVNLYSMTSEKDPRTPLFLNEFNTIEEPTDMVSSPDKYIQKIHQIRATGYNGPLGIGLQGHFNTPNLAYMRASIDKLATTGLPIWLTEVDVGGSGPIQATYLDQVLKEGHGHPAVQGIVIWAGWSPKGCSRMCLTDNSFKNLPTGDVVDKFFSESRLIEDLSVMTDDMGYFETKLFHGDYTLRINFSNLSLNHFSGAKESDFQVTNVFDITQSVQVITI comes from the exons TGTCTTGCAAAACCTCTAAAACCACAATATAGAGGTGGGATTGCAACAAACCCAGAACTGGATCGTGGTTTAGAAGGTTGGAACGGCTTTGGAGATTCTAAAATCGAATGCAGAGAATCCGATGACCACAACAACAAATTCATTGTAGCACATGAAAGAGTCCATGTTTTTCATAGTCCTTCACAAGAATTCTTTTTAGAAAAGGATAAAATCTACACTTTTTCTG CCTGGCTACAAGTAAGCAATGGGAATGAAAGCATATTTGCCATATTTAAATCACAGTCTGCATTGCATAAAGCTGGTATTGTAGTGGCACATTCAGGGTGTTGGTCTATGCTTAAAGGTGGTATATCTGTTCATAAATCCGAGCGatttgaactatattttgaG agtaataatacaaatattgagATATGGGTAGATAACATCTCGTTACAACCATTTACTTTACAACAATGGAGATCTCACATTGATCAAAGTGTTGAGAAG GTTCGTAAGAAACATGTAAAATTGCAGTTGGTAGATGTTAATGGAAAACCTTTGGTGAATACACCCTTTAAGATAAGCCAAAGAAGTAACGGTTTCCAATTCGGATGCTCCTCAGATAGTAGCATCCTATCAAACCTTGGTTATCAGAATTGGTTTACCTCTCGTCGATTCACAGTAACCacatttgagaatgagatgaAATGGTATTTCACAGAACCGAAAAGAGGGGTAGAGGACTACTCGGTTGCTGATGACATGCTCAAATGGGCCAAGGAACATAGGATCTCGGTACGTGGTCACAATATCCTATGGGATAATCCCAAGTACCAAGTTGAGTGGCTCAATTCCCTATCGAACAATGATTTCGAGCAAGCCGTCGATAAACGGATAAACTCAATTGTGAGTAGATATGCGGGTCAACTGATTGCATGGGATGTCGTGAACGAGAACCTACacttcaattattttgagaGTAGGCTTGGAAGTAATGTCAATTTGTATAGCATGACAAGTGAAAAGGACCCTAGGACACCATTGTTCTTGAatgaatttaatacaattgAAGAGCCAACTGATATGGTTAGCTCACCAGATAAATACATACAAAAGATTCATCAGATAAGGGCTACAGGATATAATGGGCCATTAGGGATTGGACTTCAGGGTCATTTTAATACACCAAATTTAGCTTACATGAGAGCGTCTATTGATAAACTTGCCACTACAGGATTACCCATTTGGCTCACAGAAGTGGATGTTGGTGGCTCTGGACCTATTCAg GCAACATATTTAGATCAAGTATTAAAAGAAGGGCATGGACACCCTGCGGTCCAAGGAATAGTGATATGGGCGGGATGGTCGCCAAAGGGATGCAGTAGGATGTGTTTGACCGACAATAGTTTCAAAAATCTTCCAACAGGAGATGTGGTAGACAAGTTTTTCAGTGAGTCAAGGCTCATAGAGGACCTTTCTGTTATGACAGATGACATGGGTTATTTTGAGACCAAACTTTTTCACGGAGATTATACGTTGAgaatcaatttttcaaatttgtcgTTAAATCATTTCAGTGGAGCTAAGGAATCTGATTTTCAAGTAACAAATGTGTTTGATATAACACAATCAGTTCAAGTTATTACTATTTGA